The Allorhodopirellula heiligendammensis genome includes a window with the following:
- a CDS encoding exo-alpha-sialidase, with translation MTTLVSSLVVLLSSAFSVVSVSGQEHRQVPLWESSAVLEEAGELPVIDDAEFHVIKKWDQAADGFTFLHGVSLAWHQGKLYASFGHNTGAENTVSEEAHYRVSGDGGESWGPLRTIDAGDEDNLAVSHGVFLSHEGSLWAFQGAYYGKMNDVHTRAYQLDEASGRWQRHGVVVKNGFWPMNQPVKMADGNWIMPGFAAGPYSGDGVFPAAVAISHGDNLTAWDFIEIPVADEITRMWGESAIWVDGKTVYNIARYGQGAVALVAVSSDFGRSWSPSAVSNLPMATSKPAAGVLSTGQRYLVCTTAKNNGGKRAPLTIAVSTPGDNHFSKIFVIRRSLHEGLSGESARQLSLSYPCALEHEGKLYIGYSNNRGRRSNLNSAELAIVPIESLELTIE, from the coding sequence ATGACCACCCTGGTATCGTCGCTTGTGGTCTTGCTCTCGAGTGCATTCTCCGTCGTGAGCGTGAGCGGGCAGGAGCACAGGCAGGTACCGCTGTGGGAGAGTTCAGCTGTGCTCGAAGAAGCAGGTGAACTGCCGGTCATTGACGATGCTGAGTTTCACGTCATCAAAAAGTGGGATCAGGCGGCAGATGGGTTTACATTCCTGCATGGGGTGAGTCTCGCCTGGCACCAGGGAAAACTGTATGCCTCGTTCGGTCATAATACGGGCGCGGAAAACACCGTTTCCGAAGAGGCTCATTACCGGGTCAGTGGTGATGGGGGCGAGTCATGGGGGCCGCTGCGCACGATCGATGCTGGAGACGAAGACAATCTGGCCGTCAGTCATGGGGTATTCCTCTCGCACGAGGGAAGTCTGTGGGCCTTTCAGGGCGCCTACTATGGGAAGATGAACGATGTTCATACGCGTGCCTATCAACTCGATGAGGCGAGTGGCCGATGGCAACGTCATGGTGTGGTCGTCAAGAATGGTTTTTGGCCGATGAACCAACCGGTAAAGATGGCCGATGGGAACTGGATCATGCCGGGCTTTGCCGCTGGGCCTTACTCGGGCGATGGTGTCTTTCCGGCGGCGGTAGCGATCAGTCATGGCGACAACTTGACCGCATGGGATTTTATCGAGATACCAGTTGCCGATGAAATCACGAGAATGTGGGGTGAGTCCGCCATTTGGGTGGACGGAAAAACGGTCTACAACATCGCGAGGTACGGCCAGGGTGCAGTGGCCCTCGTCGCTGTGAGCAGCGACTTCGGGCGTAGTTGGTCACCGTCCGCGGTGAGTAATCTGCCAATGGCAACGTCAAAGCCCGCCGCTGGCGTCCTTTCCACAGGCCAGCGATACCTCGTTTGCACGACCGCCAAGAACAATGGTGGCAAGCGAGCTCCACTGACGATCGCCGTGTCGACGCCTGGCGACAATCATTTCAGTAAGATTTTCGTTATTCGCCGATCATTACACGAGGGTCTGTCCGGGGAATCCGCGAGGCAATTGAGCCTATCTTATCCCTGTGCTCTCGAGCACGAGGGTAAACTCTATATCGGCTATTCCAACAATAGAGGTCGACGCAGCAACCTCAATAGTGCCGAGCTGGCGATCGTGCCAATCGAGTCTCTTGAATTGACGATCGAGTGA
- a CDS encoding MFS transporter has protein sequence MTASEDVVSPAVPTALRPEPFWEPLRLRLFRFFWMASLASNLGTWIHEVGAGWLMTTLEGSPEMVAAVRTSMALPIVFLAIPAGVLADRFDKRRLLMMTQSLLLLVTATLAVLTWSGHITAWGLLMLTFVMGLGMVVHVPTWQSAIPELVPRNQISRAVGLGSISFNLARTMGPAIGGVLIAVLGIWSTFAINACTFAGVVVVLFLWKRTARESSRGRSFAASLRQGVRYVAMHRVMRNVMIGVVFFVLPGSSLWSLLPLFAKTELGWGSSGFGVMVACVGAGAVMGAALLPRLRHRFGSDRLVAVAMGMFASGLFVMSWSPRWEILLPAILVMGAGWMATLTTLNATAQITLPPRLRARGMGCYLTMMAGSMATGSFLWGQIAGRIGLGGAFQVAATAMVATAFAGLAFPLATRLDD, from the coding sequence GTGACAGCATCGGAAGATGTTGTATCGCCAGCAGTTCCCACTGCGCTGCGTCCGGAACCGTTCTGGGAACCGCTCCGGTTGCGACTATTTCGCTTTTTTTGGATGGCATCGCTGGCGTCAAATCTCGGCACCTGGATTCATGAGGTGGGGGCGGGTTGGCTGATGACGACGCTCGAGGGCAGCCCGGAGATGGTAGCGGCGGTGCGTACCTCGATGGCACTGCCAATCGTCTTCCTCGCCATTCCTGCGGGCGTGCTGGCGGACCGGTTTGACAAGCGACGTCTGTTGATGATGACGCAGTCGCTGCTACTACTCGTGACGGCAACCCTCGCGGTGCTCACCTGGAGCGGGCACATCACGGCGTGGGGGCTGCTCATGCTGACATTCGTGATGGGATTGGGCATGGTCGTGCATGTGCCGACGTGGCAATCAGCGATTCCGGAACTCGTGCCGCGAAACCAGATCTCGCGTGCCGTGGGTCTAGGCAGCATCAGCTTCAACCTCGCCCGTACCATGGGGCCCGCGATCGGTGGGGTGCTGATCGCAGTGTTGGGAATCTGGAGCACCTTTGCGATCAATGCGTGTACGTTTGCGGGGGTGGTGGTCGTGTTGTTTTTATGGAAGCGGACCGCCCGTGAGAGCAGCCGTGGCCGTTCCTTCGCCGCCTCGCTGCGACAGGGGGTTCGCTACGTCGCCATGCACCGCGTGATGCGGAACGTCATGATTGGCGTCGTTTTCTTTGTGCTGCCGGGCAGTTCGCTGTGGTCTCTGTTGCCATTGTTTGCCAAAACGGAATTGGGTTGGGGGTCGAGCGGATTCGGAGTGATGGTGGCCTGCGTGGGCGCGGGGGCTGTCATGGGGGCGGCACTGCTACCGCGCCTGCGTCATCGTTTCGGCTCGGATCGATTGGTCGCGGTGGCTATGGGGATGTTTGCCTCCGGGCTATTCGTGATGAGTTGGTCGCCGCGGTGGGAAATACTCCTGCCCGCGATCCTGGTGATGGGTGCGGGTTGGATGGCGACCCTGACGACACTCAACGCGACCGCGCAGATCACCCTGCCACCGCGTCTGCGGGCCCGCGGCATGGGCTGCTACCTGACCATGATGGCCGGTTCGATGGCAACGGGCTCGTTTTTATGGGGACAAATTGCTGGCCGCATCGGTTTGGGCGGGGCGTTTCAAGTCGCCGCCACTGCGATGGTCGCCACCGCGTTCGCCGGGCTGGCTTTCCCACTGGCCACTCGCCTCGACGACTAG
- a CDS encoding DUF2490 domain-containing protein: MSKVRVILIAIWVVLVCQAGRTSAQTLDDTGLWFAAFGNGEMKTLAGNDSRLRWWFDTHYRLRDDTSGFNQSIVRPGLGLTITDDQALWAGYAWIRTSPIQGNDFDEHRFWQQWTAAPSAGDFRFLHRSRFEQRWLETGEDVGLRWRQLHRVQRILSDSPQWSLIVWDEIFFNLNDTDWGARAGLDQNRAFFGVGYQRCSQAPVRTEIGYLNQFVNNQGGTDGMNHILSINFYF; encoded by the coding sequence ATGTCCAAGGTCAGAGTCATATTAATCGCGATCTGGGTGGTTCTCGTCTGCCAAGCGGGGAGGACTAGCGCTCAAACGCTCGACGATACGGGACTTTGGTTCGCCGCGTTCGGAAATGGCGAGATGAAAACGCTGGCGGGAAATGATAGCCGGCTGCGTTGGTGGTTCGACACGCACTATCGCTTGCGAGATGACACGAGCGGCTTCAACCAAAGCATTGTTCGACCTGGACTAGGCCTGACGATTACGGACGACCAAGCTCTTTGGGCAGGCTACGCGTGGATCCGCACTTCTCCCATCCAAGGAAATGATTTCGACGAGCATCGATTTTGGCAGCAATGGACGGCCGCACCTTCTGCAGGTGATTTCCGATTCTTGCACCGGAGCCGATTTGAACAACGTTGGTTGGAAACGGGCGAAGATGTTGGTCTGCGATGGAGACAGTTGCACCGTGTCCAGCGAATCCTGAGCGACAGCCCGCAATGGTCCCTGATCGTTTGGGACGAAATTTTCTTTAACCTGAATGATACCGACTGGGGGGCGCGGGCCGGATTGGATCAGAACCGTGCTTTTTTCGGTGTTGGTTATCAGCGATGCTCGCAGGCACCTGTGCGAACGGAGATTGGGTACCTCAATCAATTCGTCAACAATCAAGGTGGCACCGACGGAATGAACCACATTCTGTCGATCAATTTCTATTTCTAG
- a CDS encoding DUF2780 domain-containing protein, with protein sequence MDELIKLISSQLGIDPATANAAVSRVMALLKSQVGSELFGHVAGAISGADQAAQAAPEPAAGDGLLGKLASSVSSMLGGKSGAGVEMATALASTGVDADKIGPMLKMVFDFLREKLGDDVVNQILAKLPMLKPLLGDSEQ encoded by the coding sequence ATGGACGAATTGATCAAACTCATCAGTAGCCAACTTGGCATCGATCCCGCAACTGCCAACGCTGCCGTCAGCCGAGTGATGGCGTTACTCAAAAGCCAGGTGGGTTCCGAACTCTTCGGCCACGTCGCCGGGGCTATCTCGGGGGCTGATCAAGCCGCCCAAGCGGCTCCCGAACCCGCTGCCGGGGACGGCCTACTCGGAAAACTCGCTAGCTCGGTTTCGTCCATGCTCGGTGGCAAGTCGGGGGCAGGCGTGGAAATGGCCACGGCATTGGCCAGCACCGGCGTCGATGCCGATAAAATCGGCCCCATGCTCAAAATGGTCTTCGACTTTCTCCGCGAGAAACTCGGTGACGATGTCGTCAACCAAATTTTGGCCAAACTCCCCATGCTCAAACCCCTGCTCGGTGATTCCGAACAGTAA
- a CDS encoding amidophosphoribosyltransferase — translation MAELNHECGVAAIYHLSGRGRSPICTDDGPRHISRLLPRMLLDIQNRGQLAAGMSTYDPDRPGLIKTRRDVGTVTEVFRLNHRAKAENLMKSLAGRAAIGHVRYATCGKDDRNYAQPFERRHIHKRKWFSFCFNGQLANYSLLKQKLLADGDHHLTLDTDTEIFLHEFARLLSANHGRLEWIDVLRQATAGFDGAYSLALLTAEGEMIVARDPMGNKPMCYIHEGPLFAAASESVALLNLGFEADQIKSLPPGHAIIIDPETGFRMEQFAPPQEPKHCFFEWVYFANVASTLDDRSVYLTRTNLGRELATAERALGRVPLDDPDTIIVPVPDTSKAAADSMAYELSIPCREGLIRNRYAGRTFIEGGRARKAKAAAKYTPLREVLKGKRVILVEDSIVRSTTMNALLDRIRDVGGAKEIHVRVACPPIVAPCFYGIDMSTIDQLIAPKYFSLTGELTEEAQQRLADDLGADSLQYLPVEALSRAINLPQSQLCQACVTGKYPTPIGQHLYQIACDNRGSRIDNRRTYEQLAHAVGVT, via the coding sequence ATGGCCGAACTGAACCACGAATGTGGCGTCGCCGCGATTTATCACCTGTCCGGTCGCGGTCGCAGCCCGATCTGCACCGACGACGGCCCACGACACATCTCGCGTCTCCTGCCGCGGATGTTGCTCGACATCCAAAATCGCGGCCAACTCGCTGCGGGGATGAGCACGTATGACCCGGATCGCCCAGGGCTGATCAAGACCCGTCGCGACGTCGGCACCGTCACCGAGGTATTCCGCCTGAACCACCGGGCCAAAGCCGAAAATCTAATGAAATCTTTGGCCGGTCGCGCAGCGATTGGACACGTTCGCTACGCCACCTGCGGCAAGGATGACCGCAACTACGCCCAACCATTTGAACGCCGGCACATCCACAAACGCAAATGGTTTAGTTTTTGTTTCAACGGTCAGCTGGCGAATTACTCGTTGCTCAAACAAAAACTGTTGGCCGATGGTGACCATCACCTGACACTCGACACCGACACAGAGATCTTCTTGCACGAGTTTGCCCGATTATTATCGGCCAACCACGGGCGATTGGAGTGGATCGATGTGCTCCGGCAAGCGACTGCGGGCTTTGACGGCGCCTACTCGCTCGCACTCCTAACGGCCGAGGGCGAGATGATCGTGGCCCGCGACCCGATGGGCAATAAACCAATGTGCTATATCCACGAAGGGCCCTTGTTCGCCGCCGCGAGTGAGAGCGTGGCGTTGTTGAACCTGGGGTTCGAAGCCGATCAAATCAAATCATTGCCACCGGGCCATGCCATCATTATCGACCCGGAAACGGGGTTCCGAATGGAACAATTCGCGCCACCTCAGGAGCCCAAACACTGCTTCTTTGAATGGGTGTACTTTGCCAACGTAGCGAGCACACTCGATGACCGTAGCGTCTATCTCACACGCACAAACCTCGGACGCGAACTTGCCACCGCCGAACGCGCGCTCGGCCGAGTCCCCCTGGACGATCCCGATACAATCATCGTACCGGTGCCCGACACGAGCAAAGCCGCAGCCGATTCGATGGCGTATGAGCTATCGATTCCTTGCCGCGAGGGCCTGATCCGCAACCGTTATGCGGGGCGGACCTTCATCGAGGGCGGACGGGCACGGAAGGCCAAAGCAGCGGCCAAGTACACACCGCTACGCGAAGTACTCAAGGGCAAACGCGTCATCCTCGTCGAAGATTCGATCGTCCGCAGCACGACCATGAATGCATTGCTCGATCGCATTCGTGATGTGGGCGGTGCGAAGGAAATCCATGTCCGTGTGGCGTGTCCGCCCATCGTGGCACCGTGTTTTTACGGTATCGACATGAGCACGATCGACCAATTGATCGCGCCGAAATACTTCTCTCTTACCGGTGAGTTGACCGAAGAAGCTCAGCAGCGACTCGCCGACGACCTCGGTGCTGATTCGCTACAATACCTTCCCGTCGAAGCGCTCTCCCGGGCAATCAACCTGCCGCAAAGCCAACTTTGCCAAGCATGCGTGACGGGCAAGTACCCCACTCCGATCGGTCAGCATCTCTACCAGATCGCTTGCGACAATCGCGGATCGCGAATTGACAACCGACGCACCTACGAACAACTCGCCCACGCCGTCGGCGTGACCTAA
- a CDS encoding RNA recognition motif domain-containing protein, producing the protein MTIRKVSFVTNIYVGNLSFSATEDDLRGAFEQYGEVSAVNIIMDRETGRSRGFAFVEMAEADGAKEAIEHLDGQSIAGRNVTVNEARPRAPRTGGGGGGGGRGGYGGGGGGGRGGYGGGGGGRGGYGGGGGGGGGYGGGGGGDRY; encoded by the coding sequence GTGACGATTCGTAAGGTTAGTTTTGTGACGAATATTTATGTAGGGAACCTGTCGTTCTCGGCAACCGAAGATGACCTTCGGGGAGCATTTGAGCAGTACGGCGAAGTGTCGGCTGTGAACATCATCATGGATCGGGAAACGGGCCGCAGTCGTGGTTTTGCGTTTGTCGAAATGGCGGAAGCCGATGGTGCAAAAGAAGCGATTGAACACCTCGACGGTCAATCGATTGCCGGTCGCAATGTGACCGTCAATGAAGCTCGTCCCCGAGCTCCCCGCACCGGCGGCGGTGGTGGTGGTGGCGGACGCGGCGGCTACGGTGGTGGTGGCGGCGGTGGACGCGGCGGCTACGGTGGCGGTGGCGGTGGACGCGGCGGCTACGGTGGCGGCGGCGGCGGTGGCGGCGGCTACGGTGGCGGTGGTGGAGGCGACCGCTACTAA
- a CDS encoding DUF1559 domain-containing protein produces the protein MNSRRGGRGGRGGRGGFTLVELLVVIAIIGVLVGLLLPAVQAAREAARRMSCSNNFKQIGLSLHNYHSAYDQFPQESTGTYYFSPTSNQNSLSWIVGTLPFIEQQALWQQISNPLAQNSDGSVRTPPFPAMGPVPWDTNYTPWLTTVGAFRCPSDPTVGTAGQTGLSNYACCIGDAIQTTHDGGVNTLGVVTDPAVKSRLRGVFEPRHVTHFRDILDGTSNTLMCGEIVTDAGNLEINGQPKFNQQDPFFFDPQICYSDNVDPQRPQFWTDATDTGGADQRRGKRWADGRPMYSSVNTVRPPNKESCLWGGDGADGTLTMGSRHQGGCHILMADGAIRFVTESIEAGDQSRATLPKAGVPGEQSPYGLWGALGTKAGHEVKSLP, from the coding sequence ATGAATAGTCGTCGAGGCGGTCGAGGCGGTCGAGGCGGTCGAGGCGGCTTTACCCTCGTTGAGCTGTTGGTTGTGATTGCGATCATCGGGGTGCTCGTGGGGCTGCTGCTACCGGCGGTCCAAGCGGCTCGAGAGGCGGCCCGACGCATGAGTTGCAGCAACAACTTTAAGCAGATTGGGCTGTCCCTGCATAATTACCATTCGGCCTACGACCAATTCCCTCAGGAATCCACGGGGACCTACTATTTTTCGCCCACGAGCAACCAGAACTCCCTGAGTTGGATCGTCGGCACTTTGCCATTCATCGAGCAGCAGGCTTTGTGGCAGCAAATCAGCAACCCGCTGGCACAGAATTCAGACGGGTCGGTTAGGACCCCGCCATTTCCAGCGATGGGGCCGGTGCCCTGGGACACGAACTACACGCCCTGGCTGACTACCGTGGGGGCGTTCCGTTGTCCCAGCGACCCGACGGTGGGAACGGCAGGGCAAACGGGGCTGTCGAATTACGCCTGCTGTATCGGGGATGCGATTCAAACAACGCATGACGGCGGCGTCAACACGCTTGGCGTTGTGACCGATCCGGCCGTCAAGTCTCGCCTGCGGGGAGTCTTCGAGCCACGCCACGTGACCCATTTCAGAGATATCCTCGACGGGACATCCAATACTCTGATGTGCGGTGAGATTGTTACGGACGCGGGTAATCTTGAGATCAATGGTCAACCGAAGTTCAATCAGCAGGATCCGTTCTTTTTCGACCCTCAGATTTGCTACAGCGACAATGTCGACCCCCAACGGCCGCAGTTTTGGACAGACGCCACTGATACCGGTGGGGCCGATCAGCGTCGTGGCAAACGATGGGCTGACGGACGGCCGATGTACAGTAGCGTCAATACCGTTCGCCCACCCAATAAAGAAAGCTGCCTGTGGGGCGGCGACGGTGCTGATGGGACGCTCACGATGGGGAGTCGCCATCAGGGTGGATGTCACATCCTGATGGCTGATGGTGCGATCCGGTTCGTCACCGAGAGCATTGAGGCAGGCGATCAGAGTCGGGCAACGCTTCCGAAGGCTGGCGTTCCAGGAGAACAGAGTCCGTATGGATTATGGGGGGCACTCGGTACGAAGGCCGGTCACGAAGTCAAGTCGCTGCCCTAG
- the dgt gene encoding dGTP triphosphohydrolase, whose amino-acid sequence MIDLRRYADREHLLLASYAMHSSDSAGRGHHEQPHAYRGPYGRDRDRILHSSAFRRLSGKMQVFTGEMGTYHRTRLTHTFEVASVARTLARVLRLNEDLTEALALMHDIGHPPYGHCGEDVLSACMSDVGGFSHNQFALTIVEQLEQRYHAFAGLNLSAETLAGQDTRAHKSEAAVGRAPLLEVQIVDAADSIAYDAHDVDDALQMGLLSIDGLSELAIIRRALQRVRDKAGDLPIGPTRQLLVHELIDLQVSDLLQISVELLQSAQGMSADHVQDAGFRIHHSEVLAVERRELETYLFNAVYRHPRLIPVRESAAHRVRVLFDTLTQNPARLPLRFRRRTESIPLARVVGEYIAGMTDHFCDQQFVNLGHSAAGPLADW is encoded by the coding sequence TTGATCGATTTGCGGAGATACGCTGATCGGGAGCATTTGCTACTGGCGTCCTATGCGATGCACAGCAGCGACTCGGCGGGGCGCGGTCATCATGAGCAGCCTCATGCCTACCGCGGTCCGTACGGGCGCGACCGAGACCGGATCTTGCACAGCAGTGCCTTTCGGCGATTGTCGGGAAAGATGCAGGTATTCACCGGTGAAATGGGGACGTATCACCGGACACGGTTGACCCACACATTCGAAGTCGCCTCGGTCGCCAGGACGCTCGCTCGAGTCCTCCGACTGAATGAAGATTTGACCGAGGCACTTGCATTGATGCACGACATCGGGCATCCGCCCTATGGTCATTGCGGCGAGGACGTGCTGAGCGCGTGCATGTCCGACGTGGGCGGGTTTTCGCACAATCAATTTGCATTGACGATTGTCGAGCAACTCGAACAACGTTATCACGCATTTGCGGGGTTGAACCTATCAGCGGAGACGCTGGCCGGGCAGGACACTCGGGCACATAAATCCGAAGCCGCCGTCGGCCGCGCACCGCTGTTGGAGGTCCAGATCGTCGATGCAGCCGATTCCATCGCCTACGATGCTCACGATGTCGATGACGCATTGCAGATGGGATTATTATCGATCGACGGGCTGTCGGAGCTCGCCATCATTCGCCGTGCCCTGCAGCGGGTGCGAGACAAAGCGGGAGATTTGCCGATTGGTCCCACTCGGCAATTGCTCGTTCATGAGCTGATCGACTTGCAGGTCAGCGATTTGCTGCAGATTTCGGTCGAACTGCTGCAATCCGCCCAAGGGATGTCGGCCGACCATGTCCAAGACGCCGGTTTTCGTATCCATCACAGCGAGGTGTTGGCGGTTGAGCGGAGGGAATTAGAGACCTATCTGTTTAATGCTGTGTACCGGCACCCGCGTTTGATTCCAGTGCGAGAATCAGCCGCCCACCGGGTCCGGGTCTTGTTCGATACCCTGACTCAAAATCCGGCTCGACTACCCCTGCGGTTTCGCCGACGGACAGAGTCGATCCCACTAGCTCGCGTGGTAGGTGAGTACATCGCAGGGATGACCGACCATTTTTGTGACCAGCAATTCGTGAATCTTGGCCATTCCGCAGCCGGTCCTCTGGCTGATTGGTGA
- the trpS gene encoding tryptophan--tRNA ligase: MRVLSGIQPTGQLHWGNYFGAIRQYIDLQEDNDGFYFIADLHALTTVRNPDELRSNTLGIALDMLALGLDPNQATLFVQSHVPEVTELTWLLMTGTPMGLLERCHAYKDKKEKGLNADAGLFNYPVLMAADILAYDSQIVPVGADQIQHIEVCRDLVGSFHHTFGETFVVPKAKTLDVGARVPGTDGQKMSKSYDNTLPLFGDVKKIRKQIMRIVTDSRPVEEPKEPAGDHLFDLYRLFASPDEIAAMSAKYRAGGFGYGEVKKAVADVSEAYFAEARERREELSQDLDTVRDILAAGAGRAREVASGVLDRARSACGLR; encoded by the coding sequence ATGCGTGTACTTTCGGGCATCCAACCTACCGGCCAACTTCACTGGGGGAATTACTTTGGTGCCATCCGCCAATACATCGACTTGCAAGAGGACAACGATGGATTTTATTTCATCGCCGACCTGCACGCACTGACGACAGTTCGTAACCCCGATGAACTTCGCAGCAACACGCTCGGCATCGCCCTGGATATGTTGGCCCTCGGTCTCGACCCCAATCAGGCGACGCTGTTCGTGCAATCGCATGTTCCCGAGGTCACCGAACTGACGTGGTTACTGATGACGGGCACGCCGATGGGCCTGCTGGAACGCTGCCACGCGTACAAGGACAAGAAGGAAAAGGGCTTGAATGCGGACGCCGGGCTGTTCAACTATCCCGTGCTGATGGCCGCAGATATCCTTGCATACGACTCGCAGATTGTACCGGTCGGCGCTGATCAAATTCAACACATCGAAGTCTGCCGAGATCTGGTGGGAAGTTTCCACCACACCTTTGGTGAGACGTTCGTCGTCCCCAAAGCGAAAACCTTGGACGTGGGCGCCCGGGTGCCCGGCACCGACGGCCAGAAGATGAGCAAGAGCTACGACAACACGCTGCCTCTGTTTGGGGATGTGAAGAAGATCCGTAAACAGATCATGCGAATCGTGACCGACAGCCGTCCGGTGGAGGAGCCCAAAGAGCCTGCAGGCGATCACCTGTTTGACCTTTATCGACTGTTCGCATCTCCCGATGAAATTGCCGCGATGTCGGCCAAGTATCGGGCTGGCGGGTTTGGTTATGGAGAGGTCAAAAAAGCGGTTGCTGACGTCAGCGAAGCATATTTCGCTGAAGCTCGTGAGCGCCGCGAGGAACTCAGCCAGGACCTCGATACCGTGCGGGATATCCTCGCTGCGGGTGCGGGACGAGCCCGCGAAGTTGCCAGTGGCGTACTCGATCGAGCGCGTTCGGCGTGCGGATTAAGGTAG
- a CDS encoding PIN/TRAM domain-containing protein, with translation MALIVLRLFFLLCAGGVSAIINSSLPSGGPAVLPWLNFIAIMGLSVIMVVVDIYLPRKRIDTITSVYFGVLIGVLLTYILSIAAAPLLEYLGGVDQARLVLGICLCYLCTSVLLQTKDDFRFLIPYVEFVREVKGFKPLILDTSVVIDGRIADLVATGVFDNQLIMPRFALSELQAIADSSDKLRRTRGRRGLDVLNRLRADENVDLQIFDRELPELAGQTVDLKLVLLAKHLEGKVVTGDFNLNKVAKVQGVPVINLNEISNALRPVFLPDETFRLRVIKPGEGPEQGIGYLDDGTMVVVEGGRNKIGQELDVRVTSTLQTNAGKMIFAKVD, from the coding sequence ATGGCATTGATCGTTCTGCGACTGTTCTTTTTATTGTGCGCCGGCGGCGTTTCAGCAATCATCAATTCCTCGCTGCCCAGCGGCGGGCCTGCGGTCCTGCCGTGGCTGAACTTCATTGCCATCATGGGCCTGTCAGTCATTATGGTCGTGGTCGATATTTATCTGCCACGGAAACGCATCGACACGATCACATCGGTTTATTTCGGCGTGTTAATCGGCGTGCTGTTGACCTATATCTTGAGTATCGCGGCGGCTCCCCTGTTGGAGTATTTGGGAGGTGTCGACCAGGCTCGCTTGGTGCTGGGGATCTGTCTGTGTTACCTCTGTACCTCGGTGCTGCTGCAGACCAAGGATGATTTTCGGTTTCTCATTCCCTACGTCGAGTTCGTCCGTGAGGTCAAAGGCTTTAAGCCGCTGATTCTCGACACCAGTGTCGTGATCGACGGTCGAATCGCCGATCTCGTGGCCACGGGCGTATTTGACAATCAGTTGATCATGCCGCGATTTGCCTTGAGTGAACTGCAGGCGATTGCCGATAGCAGCGATAAACTCCGCCGTACCCGCGGGCGTCGGGGGCTCGATGTGCTCAACCGTCTACGGGCGGACGAAAACGTGGACCTGCAAATATTTGATCGCGAGCTTCCTGAACTCGCTGGTCAGACGGTGGACCTCAAACTCGTTCTGCTGGCCAAGCATCTCGAGGGAAAAGTCGTCACCGGCGATTTTAATTTGAATAAGGTCGCCAAGGTGCAGGGTGTTCCCGTGATCAATTTGAATGAGATCAGCAACGCACTCCGCCCGGTATTCCTACCTGACGAAACATTTCGGTTGCGAGTCATTAAGCCGGGCGAAGGGCCCGAGCAGGGTATCGGATACCTCGATGACGGCACGATGGTCGTGGTCGAAGGCGGGCGTAATAAGATCGGCCAAGAGCTTGACGTGCGTGTGACAAGCACCTTGCAAACAAACGCTGGCAAGATGATTTTCGCGAAGGTCGACTGA
- a CDS encoding co-chaperone GroES: MTKKKVAPTTFEYVEPIGDRVLVRKDEPKRETRGGIALPDAAEIPTITGRIVTISAVVEHDDELPLRQYDKILFHPKNAIPVDLEHDNQLFVVPVDDIVAVFRRNAPEET, translated from the coding sequence ATGACCAAGAAAAAAGTAGCCCCTACGACATTTGAGTATGTCGAACCCATCGGTGACCGAGTGCTCGTCCGCAAGGACGAACCCAAACGTGAAACCCGCGGTGGGATTGCCCTGCCCGATGCCGCCGAGATCCCCACCATCACCGGGCGGATTGTAACGATCAGCGCGGTCGTGGAGCACGACGATGAACTACCGCTGCGCCAATACGACAAGATCCTATTCCATCCGAAGAATGCGATCCCTGTGGACTTGGAACACGATAATCAATTGTTCGTTGTGCCGGTCGATGACATTGTTGCGGTATTCCGCCGCAATGCGCCTGAGGAGACTTGA
- the acpS gene encoding holo-ACP synthase — MAIVAVGTEIVQCARIAQMIQQHGEQFLERVYTPSEIDHCAQLPDATSHFARRWAAKQAVYKALHCHRKGVRWTEIEIQTRPPCGPLISLSGTAHERAIDAGVDTIHLSLGGCRTQAIAYVVLWQDEAT, encoded by the coding sequence ATGGCGATCGTGGCGGTCGGAACGGAAATCGTGCAGTGTGCTCGGATCGCACAGATGATCCAACAGCATGGCGAGCAATTTCTCGAACGCGTCTACACTCCGTCTGAAATCGATCACTGTGCCCAACTGCCGGACGCGACCAGTCACTTCGCCCGCCGCTGGGCTGCCAAGCAGGCGGTATACAAGGCGTTGCACTGCCACCGCAAAGGCGTCCGCTGGACAGAGATTGAAATTCAGACCCGCCCGCCTTGCGGACCGCTGATCTCGCTATCAGGGACCGCCCACGAGCGAGCCATCGATGCCGGTGTCGATACGATCCATCTCAGTTTGGGCGGATGTCGCACGCAAGCCATCGCATACGTCGTCCTGTGGCAAGACGAAGCAACCTAA